Proteins found in one Pseudomonas mosselii genomic segment:
- a CDS encoding ATP-binding protein: MFLRALLIGILGGLGYLPTCAAVQLHARPAPQTPPPVLDHEELRWLWEHRVLRLGVIARDNPPFDMLTTGQAYEGITADYVGLLASQLRLEVQLQVFASFAETAAALRQGRIDLLGSVSPQQALEAGLHLSAPYAQDRPLLIAPQEHARERARSGASFRLALVDGYRPRQQVQALYPLAEIQLHPSPFSALAALALGDADLYLGSTLGSRYLLGRNQWNGAEEIGHAALTSQAVGFAMARDNKALIGLVDRVLDGLGDQHADIHERWHARPAAVHRSPGIPLSDVERHWLAENPRIKVLVNEQAMPLSYRDGKGQLQGLSFDLLQLLGRRTGLEFDVEAGGTTAQMVEQVRMGKAQLIAGLPYSPARGERLRFTRGFLSSAYVLVMQGHAERPGDLAQLNGRRLALEEGSVAQALLAQAYPRVVQSPVNGALEAVHAVAAGRVAAAVLPLVQARLLVARWYPGRLRISSLALPAEHFAFASSPGAVHLQSILDKALLDLAPREIDVLVRRWRSPLIVAASAWQRYRTPLLLGFLAAFAALLVALLWIRYLRRLQVQLRRAKQGAEAASHAKTHFLAAMSHEIRTPLHALLGMLELAQRKAGRGVLDHLAIEVAADAARGLQELIGDILDVTRIEAGELQLTPAVSCLREQVSQVIQLFDHQARVKGLRLDLTVEGEVDRPVLLDPVRLRQVLANLLSNAIKFTQQGRVQVSVCAQSRSDCLVVRLIVEDTGIGIAKAELAELGQPFRQASNQSQSPRSSTGLGLGICRSLCQMMGGNLQLSSELGKGTQAQIHLELPIHPLDPSEPVVAPRSDVPSDAVPLRVLVADDYPANRLLLAQQLDYLGHHARVAEDGAQALRLWLNEHFDVVISDCSMPRLDGYGLARAIRLHERRNGGTACRLVGLTASALADERRRCLAAGMDDCLFKPLGLQALIGALGGSVAQQGKCLGDEGARTSIFDFDHLRQLADNDQGALEALLADLRRSNRDDLTRLADSGDNPKALAALAHRVKGGARILGAGDLINACERLEGSCASAPLDLERLRRDAQALHAVMQDLEHYLGSRTQG, translated from the coding sequence GTGTTCCTGCGTGCCTTGCTGATAGGGATACTGGGGGGGCTTGGCTACCTGCCAACTTGCGCGGCCGTGCAATTGCATGCACGCCCCGCCCCGCAGACACCGCCGCCGGTTCTGGATCACGAGGAACTGCGTTGGCTGTGGGAGCACCGCGTGTTACGCCTGGGCGTGATCGCCCGTGACAACCCACCGTTCGACATGCTTACCACGGGGCAGGCCTACGAGGGCATCACCGCCGATTACGTCGGGCTGCTGGCGAGTCAACTGCGCCTCGAAGTGCAGTTGCAGGTGTTTGCATCGTTCGCCGAGACGGCAGCTGCCCTGCGCCAAGGCCGTATCGACCTGCTCGGGTCCGTCAGCCCGCAGCAGGCGCTCGAGGCAGGTCTGCATCTGTCTGCGCCCTATGCCCAGGATCGTCCCTTGCTGATCGCCCCGCAGGAGCATGCGCGGGAACGGGCCCGCAGCGGCGCCAGCTTCAGGTTGGCGCTGGTCGACGGATATCGTCCGCGCCAACAGGTACAGGCGTTATACCCCTTGGCCGAAATCCAGCTTCATCCCTCGCCGTTCAGCGCCTTGGCGGCACTCGCGCTGGGTGACGCCGACCTTTATCTGGGCAGCACGCTCGGAAGCCGTTATCTCCTGGGCCGCAACCAATGGAACGGTGCCGAGGAAATTGGCCATGCGGCCCTGACCAGCCAAGCTGTCGGTTTTGCCATGGCCCGCGACAACAAGGCGTTGATCGGCCTGGTTGATCGAGTATTGGACGGCCTTGGCGATCAACATGCGGATATTCACGAGCGTTGGCATGCCCGACCTGCTGCCGTGCACAGGTCGCCAGGCATCCCGCTGAGCGATGTCGAGCGGCACTGGCTGGCTGAAAACCCACGCATCAAGGTGCTGGTGAATGAACAGGCAATGCCGCTGAGCTATCGCGATGGTAAAGGCCAACTGCAAGGGTTGAGCTTCGATCTGTTGCAATTGCTTGGCCGGCGAACGGGCTTGGAGTTTGACGTCGAGGCAGGTGGCACTACGGCACAGATGGTCGAGCAGGTACGCATGGGAAAGGCACAATTGATCGCGGGCCTGCCCTACAGCCCGGCGCGTGGAGAGCGCCTGCGATTCACTCGTGGCTTTCTGAGTTCTGCGTATGTGCTGGTGATGCAGGGGCACGCCGAGCGGCCAGGTGATCTCGCCCAGCTGAACGGGCGGCGGCTGGCACTGGAGGAAGGCAGCGTGGCACAGGCGTTGCTGGCCCAGGCATATCCGAGGGTCGTGCAGTCACCGGTCAATGGTGCGTTGGAGGCGGTGCACGCGGTGGCCGCCGGGAGAGTCGCGGCAGCCGTGCTGCCACTCGTCCAGGCCCGGTTACTGGTTGCTCGCTGGTACCCGGGGCGGCTGCGGATCAGCAGCCTGGCCTTGCCAGCGGAGCATTTCGCGTTTGCCAGCAGTCCGGGTGCGGTTCATCTCCAGAGCATCCTCGACAAGGCATTGCTCGATCTGGCACCACGCGAAATCGATGTGCTGGTCCGGCGCTGGCGCAGTCCGCTGATCGTTGCCGCCAGTGCCTGGCAGCGGTACCGGACTCCCCTGCTGCTGGGATTTCTCGCTGCTTTTGCCGCACTGCTGGTAGCGCTGCTGTGGATCCGCTACCTACGCCGTCTGCAGGTGCAGCTGCGGCGGGCCAAGCAAGGGGCCGAGGCAGCAAGCCATGCCAAGACTCATTTCCTGGCAGCCATGAGCCATGAGATCCGCACGCCGTTGCATGCCCTTTTGGGCATGCTGGAGCTCGCCCAACGCAAGGCCGGACGGGGCGTGCTCGATCACTTGGCCATCGAGGTGGCCGCTGACGCTGCCCGGGGACTGCAGGAACTGATAGGCGATATCCTCGATGTCACCCGTATCGAGGCGGGCGAGTTACAGTTGACGCCAGCGGTGTCATGCCTGCGCGAACAGGTGTCGCAGGTTATCCAGTTGTTCGACCATCAGGCTCGTGTCAAGGGATTGCGGCTCGATCTCACCGTTGAGGGCGAAGTTGACCGCCCGGTATTGCTTGACCCGGTGCGCTTGCGGCAGGTATTGGCAAATCTGTTGAGCAATGCGATCAAGTTCACCCAGCAGGGGCGGGTACAGGTGAGCGTCTGTGCTCAGTCCCGCAGCGATTGCCTGGTGGTACGCCTGATCGTCGAGGACACCGGTATCGGCATTGCCAAGGCCGAATTGGCCGAGCTGGGCCAGCCCTTTCGCCAAGCCAGCAATCAGTCCCAGTCGCCGCGCAGCAGCACGGGGCTTGGATTGGGCATCTGCCGCAGCTTGTGCCAGATGATGGGCGGCAACTTGCAGTTGAGCAGCGAACTGGGCAAGGGCACCCAGGCACAAATCCACCTGGAGCTGCCAATTCATCCGCTGGATCCGTCAGAGCCCGTGGTGGCACCACGCAGTGATGTCCCGTCGGATGCAGTACCGCTGCGCGTGCTGGTGGCGGACGACTATCCGGCCAATCGATTGCTGTTGGCCCAGCAACTTGATTACCTGGGGCATCACGCCCGGGTTGCCGAGGATGGAGCGCAGGCCCTACGGCTGTGGTTGAACGAGCACTTCGATGTCGTCATCAGCGATTGCAGCATGCCGCGCCTCGACGGCTATGGTCTGGCCAGGGCGATTCGTCTGCATGAGCGTCGCAATGGAGGGACGGCGTGTCGACTAGTCGGGCTCACCGCCAGCGCGCTGGCGGACGAACGCCGACGCTGCCTAGCGGCAGGCATGGATGATTGCCTATTCAAACCCCTCGGTTTGCAGGCGCTGATCGGTGCCCTGGGCGGCAGTGTTGCGCAGCAGGGCAAATGTCTGGGGGATGAGGGCGCGCGCACGTCGATATTCGATTTCGATCATCTACGACAGTTGGCGGACAATGATCAGGGCGCACTGGAAGCGTTGCTTGCCGATCTGCGTCGCAGCAATCGTGATGATCTCACCCGCCTGGCAGATTCAGGCGACAATCCAAAGGCTCTGGCTGCCTTGGCGCACCGGGTCAAGGGCGGCGCACGCATCTTGGGCGCTGGCGATCTGATCAATGCCTGCGAGCGCCTGGAGGGCAGTTGCGCCAGCGCCCCCTTGGATCTTGAACGACTTCGCCGTGATGCTCAGGCCTTGCATGCGGTGATGCAAGACCTGGAGCACTATCTGGGCAGCCGGACTCAAGGCTGA
- a CDS encoding cation acetate symporter, which yields MIRHAKALAVLACGAFAPAVWAADALTGEVQKQPLNVSAIAMFVAFVAFTLGITYWASKRNKSAADYYAAGGKITGFQNGLAIAGDYMSAASFLGISALVFTSGYDGLIYSIGFLVGWPIILFLIAERLRNLGKYTFADVASYRLGQKEIRTLSASGSLVVVAFYLIAQMVGAGKLIELLFGLDYHVAVILVGILMCLYVLFGGMLATTWVQIIKAVLLLSGASFMALMVMKHVGFDFNTLFSEAIKVHAKGEAIMSPGGLVKDPISAFSLGLALMFGTAGLPHILMRFFTVSDAKEARKSVLYATGFIGYFYILTFIIGFGAILLVSTNPDFKDAAGALIGGNNMAAVHLADAVGGSVFLGFISAVAFATILAVVAGLTLAGASAVSHDLYASVWRKGKANDKDEIRVSKITTIALGVLAIGLGILFEKQNIAFMVGLAFSIAASCNFPVLLLSMYWKKLTTRGAMIGGWMGLISAVGLMILGPTIWVQILGHEKAIYPYEYPALFSMIIAFAGIWFFSVTDKSKAAENERALFFPQFVRSQTGLGASGAVSH from the coding sequence ATGATCCGTCACGCCAAAGCCCTGGCCGTCCTGGCCTGCGGTGCCTTCGCACCCGCCGTGTGGGCCGCCGATGCCCTGACCGGCGAGGTGCAGAAACAGCCGCTGAACGTCTCGGCGATCGCCATGTTCGTGGCTTTCGTCGCCTTCACCCTGGGCATTACCTACTGGGCCTCCAAACGCAACAAGTCGGCGGCCGACTATTACGCCGCCGGCGGCAAGATCACTGGCTTCCAGAACGGCCTGGCGATCGCCGGCGACTATATGTCGGCGGCCTCGTTCCTGGGTATTTCCGCGCTGGTGTTCACCTCGGGCTACGACGGTCTGATCTACTCCATCGGCTTCCTCGTCGGCTGGCCGATCATCCTGTTCCTGATCGCCGAGCGCCTGCGCAACCTGGGCAAGTACACCTTTGCCGACGTGGCCTCGTATCGTCTCGGGCAGAAGGAAATCCGCACCCTGTCGGCCTCGGGCTCGCTGGTGGTGGTGGCGTTCTACCTGATCGCGCAGATGGTCGGTGCCGGCAAGCTCATTGAGCTGCTGTTCGGCCTGGACTACCACGTGGCGGTGATCCTGGTGGGCATCCTGATGTGCCTGTACGTGCTGTTCGGCGGCATGCTCGCCACCACCTGGGTGCAGATCATCAAGGCGGTGCTGCTGCTGTCCGGTGCCAGCTTCATGGCGCTGATGGTGATGAAACACGTGGGCTTCGACTTCAACACCCTGTTCTCCGAAGCGATCAAGGTGCATGCCAAGGGCGAGGCGATCATGAGCCCGGGCGGCCTGGTCAAGGATCCGATCTCGGCGTTCTCGCTGGGCTTGGCGCTGATGTTCGGCACCGCGGGCCTGCCGCACATCCTGATGCGCTTCTTCACCGTCAGCGACGCCAAGGAAGCGCGCAAGTCGGTGCTCTACGCCACCGGTTTCATCGGCTACTTCTACATCCTGACCTTCATCATCGGCTTCGGCGCGATCCTGCTCGTCAGCACCAATCCCGACTTCAAGGACGCCGCCGGCGCCCTGATCGGCGGCAACAACATGGCGGCGGTGCACTTGGCCGATGCCGTGGGTGGCAGCGTGTTCCTCGGCTTCATCTCGGCAGTGGCCTTCGCCACCATCCTGGCGGTGGTCGCCGGCCTGACCCTGGCCGGTGCCTCGGCGGTGTCCCATGACCTGTACGCCAGTGTCTGGCGCAAGGGCAAGGCCAACGACAAAGACGAGATCCGCGTGTCGAAGATCACCACCATCGCCCTGGGCGTGCTGGCGATTGGTCTGGGCATCCTGTTCGAGAAGCAGAACATCGCCTTCATGGTCGGCCTGGCCTTCTCCATCGCCGCCAGCTGCAACTTCCCGGTGCTGCTGCTCTCGATGTATTGGAAGAAGCTGACCACCCGCGGCGCCATGATCGGTGGCTGGATGGGCCTGATCAGCGCGGTGGGCCTGATGATTCTCGGCCCGACCATCTGGGTGCAGATCCTCGGTCACGAGAAAGCCATCTACCCGTACGAGTACCCGGCGCTGTTCTCGATGATCATCGCTTTCGCCGGCATCTGGTTCTTCTCGGTTACCGACAAGTCCAAGGCTGCCGAGAACGAGCGCGCGCTGTTCTTCCCACAGTTCGTCCGCTCGCAGACCGGCCTGGGAGCCAGTGGCGCGGTATCGCACTGA
- a CDS encoding CS1 type fimbrial major subunit, which produces MNRTLLALPLAMFFAGSAFAVDPIEKQVQVTAQVPTDAFFVEPVGGNWMNDPQEMAWNSYQAKLDPIRKQLQVKSTVGPITAYLVSPAVIASGTENIGLDVKVGDTVLQTTPAEVVSATQAAPGAIIGFEVAAQPAPASGYVPGNYQGLVSMIFETAAP; this is translated from the coding sequence GTGAACCGCACGTTACTCGCCCTTCCCCTGGCCATGTTCTTCGCAGGCTCCGCTTTTGCGGTGGACCCGATCGAGAAGCAGGTACAGGTGACCGCCCAGGTGCCGACCGACGCTTTCTTCGTCGAGCCGGTAGGCGGCAACTGGATGAACGACCCGCAGGAAATGGCCTGGAACTCGTATCAGGCCAAGCTCGATCCGATCCGCAAGCAATTGCAGGTCAAGAGCACTGTGGGCCCGATCACCGCCTATCTGGTTTCGCCGGCGGTCATCGCCAGCGGCACCGAAAACATCGGCCTCGACGTCAAGGTCGGCGACACCGTGCTGCAGACCACCCCGGCCGAAGTCGTCAGCGCCACCCAGGCGGCACCGGGCGCGATCATCGGCTTCGAGGTGGCGGCCCAGCCCGCGCCGGCGAGCGGTTATGTGCCTGGCAATTACCAGGGCCTGGTGAGCATGATCTTCGAAACCGCCGCACCCTGA
- a CDS encoding response regulator transcription factor codes for MHRALVVDDHPFIRSTVCMLLRQQRLEIIGQADNGIDAVRLAREHAPDLVILDIAMPGLDGLEVIARIKALGTPTRIVVLTSQLAESYSLRCMQAGAVGYVSKTDDLDELGKAVRAVLSGYSYFPEVALSSVNRRDLQATEAQCIASLTDRELMVLQHLARGYSNKAIGEAMLLSNKTISTYKIRLLEKLRLSSLIDLADFARRNALI; via the coding sequence ATGCACAGAGCACTTGTGGTTGACGACCACCCTTTCATCCGCAGCACCGTCTGTATGCTGCTGCGCCAGCAACGCCTGGAGATAATCGGCCAGGCCGACAATGGCATCGACGCGGTGCGCCTGGCCCGTGAGCATGCGCCGGACCTGGTAATTCTCGATATCGCCATGCCGGGCCTGGATGGGCTGGAAGTGATCGCCCGGATCAAGGCCCTGGGGACGCCCACGCGTATAGTGGTGCTGACCTCGCAACTGGCCGAGTCCTACTCATTGCGCTGCATGCAGGCTGGGGCCGTTGGGTATGTGTCTAAAACCGATGATCTCGATGAACTCGGCAAAGCGGTGCGCGCTGTGCTGTCTGGCTATAGCTACTTTCCCGAAGTGGCGCTCAGCTCGGTCAACCGCCGTGACCTGCAGGCAACCGAGGCACAGTGCATCGCCAGTTTGACCGATCGCGAGTTGATGGTCCTCCAGCACTTGGCGCGTGGCTATAGTAACAAAGCCATCGGCGAGGCCATGTTGTTGAGCAACAAGACCATCAGTACCTACAAGATTCGCCTACTGGAAAAGCTGCGACTCAGCTCGTTGATCGACCTGGCGGATTTCGCCCGTCGCAACGCGCTCATCTGA
- a CDS encoding TcfC E-set like domain-containing protein, with amino-acid sequence MTNHSILAAMGRCLLLPAWLAVHAPASQAAGNALGAVDGLPREFEAHFFDVPLAVRVDLDGRYLGDAMVVLSRDQRVQLLEFTDTLDSREPESLRRRWHERLFDGRPLGDCRGDCPDGLRAVHYSLVNSQLSLLTDQAEIAEVSERFYRQPEQGSYGLLLRNQLNLVNDGHATSGRYALQGQGSVGNWTTLADGQLDRGSDSRQGTRHRVDQLYAERLVENQFYRLGYFTPSAQGLTRQPRLMGSTADTTFGLMLGSSDSLAIDTGAPSTTPIYVTPNRPAVAEVYRNGVLINSQPVQPGLQTLDTKVLPGGIYEVEVRLVEDGQETSRSQEFIYKPSNWRSTDAPWRYNLYLGRQSTLLSNWERDTDDSLAAGVLANYMLHPRAILGMSAQRVDDAMQYGTSLDWDMRERFKLYANLFQTQGQGNGYDIQLIHAYDSGSLVASHSRTWLARPDWRRLDDRARRPFQARQTQSSLSLNHRLDPRNTVSMRLSQSEDVNAGTGLDLGWAYYGRLLGSDANWRLSLFDRPGTAATGESRSRGVNLSLSMSLGGGSGRRVSASVGSRTSRDGGRDLNASLAYQQDVDIGPLRSVGATLSADRYGAGLGGDTQFESQVVHGDAYVQRSSYSGDFTGGLNLQSMLAVGAGKAAMSGQYLPHQAGLIVDVETDIEGLKLRADDLHGGSANLQPGRNLIPVAAYKAGHVQFDFEGSAVTAAVIQPASLDYHLNRGGIEYRELRVLRTVTVLGRLFDEHGKPMRGAQLINHASRSVTETDGFFAVEMSELNPTLEIRQQGQAVCLLSLDVSTLAREDDVLLAGDQRCVPGVAQVEAVVRNGQG; translated from the coding sequence ATGACCAATCATTCCATCCTGGCGGCCATGGGCCGCTGCTTGCTGTTGCCGGCCTGGCTGGCCGTCCACGCGCCCGCTAGCCAGGCCGCCGGCAATGCACTTGGTGCCGTCGATGGCCTGCCGCGCGAGTTCGAAGCGCATTTTTTTGATGTGCCGCTGGCGGTCCGGGTCGACCTTGATGGGCGCTACCTGGGTGATGCCATGGTGGTGCTCAGTCGCGATCAGCGCGTGCAGCTGCTGGAGTTCACCGATACCCTCGACAGCCGTGAACCGGAAAGCCTCCGCCGCCGCTGGCACGAGCGCCTGTTTGACGGCCGTCCTTTGGGGGACTGCCGCGGTGATTGCCCCGACGGCCTGCGCGCGGTGCACTACAGCCTAGTGAACTCGCAGCTGTCACTATTGACCGACCAGGCCGAGATCGCTGAGGTCAGTGAACGTTTTTACCGCCAGCCGGAGCAGGGCAGCTATGGGCTGCTACTACGCAACCAGCTCAACCTGGTCAATGACGGCCATGCCACCAGTGGTCGTTATGCATTGCAGGGCCAGGGCAGCGTCGGCAATTGGACCACCTTGGCCGATGGCCAGCTTGACCGGGGTAGCGACAGCCGCCAGGGCACGCGCCACCGGGTCGACCAGCTGTATGCCGAGCGCCTGGTAGAAAACCAGTTTTATCGGCTGGGCTACTTCACCCCCAGTGCCCAGGGGTTGACCCGCCAGCCGCGGTTGATGGGAAGCACGGCCGATACCACCTTCGGCTTGATGCTGGGCAGCAGCGACAGCCTGGCCATCGATACTGGCGCACCCAGCACCACGCCGATCTACGTTACCCCTAATCGTCCCGCCGTCGCCGAGGTCTATCGCAATGGCGTGCTGATCAACAGTCAACCGGTGCAGCCTGGTTTGCAGACCCTCGACACCAAGGTCCTGCCCGGGGGCATCTACGAAGTCGAGGTACGGCTGGTCGAAGACGGCCAGGAAACCTCGCGCAGTCAGGAGTTCATCTACAAACCCAGTAACTGGCGCAGCACCGATGCGCCCTGGCGCTACAACCTTTACCTGGGGCGCCAGAGCACATTGCTGAGCAACTGGGAGCGTGATACCGACGACAGCCTCGCCGCTGGCGTGCTGGCCAACTACATGTTGCATCCGCGGGCGATCCTGGGTATGTCGGCGCAACGGGTTGATGACGCCATGCAGTATGGCACCTCGCTGGACTGGGATATGCGTGAGCGTTTCAAGCTGTACGCCAACCTGTTCCAGACGCAAGGGCAGGGCAACGGCTACGACATCCAGCTGATCCATGCCTATGACAGCGGTTCGTTGGTTGCCAGCCACAGCCGAACCTGGCTGGCGCGCCCTGACTGGCGCCGCCTCGATGATAGAGCGCGGCGGCCATTCCAGGCGCGCCAGACACAGTCGTCCCTGTCGCTGAACCATCGCCTCGACCCGCGCAATACCGTCAGCATGCGGCTTTCGCAGTCTGAAGATGTCAATGCCGGCACCGGTCTCGACCTGGGGTGGGCTTACTATGGTCGGCTGCTGGGCTCCGATGCCAACTGGCGGTTGTCGCTGTTCGATCGTCCAGGAACGGCAGCCACCGGCGAATCTCGCAGCCGCGGCGTCAACTTGAGCCTGAGCATGAGTCTGGGTGGCGGCAGTGGTCGGCGTGTGTCCGCCAGTGTCGGTAGCCGCACCTCGCGCGACGGCGGGCGCGATCTCAACGCCTCGCTGGCCTACCAGCAAGATGTCGATATCGGCCCGCTGCGCAGCGTCGGCGCAACGCTCAGTGCGGACCGCTACGGCGCAGGGCTTGGCGGCGATACCCAGTTCGAGAGTCAGGTCGTGCACGGCGATGCCTATGTCCAGCGTTCGTCCTACAGCGGCGACTTCACCGGTGGCCTGAATCTGCAGAGCATGTTGGCCGTGGGAGCAGGCAAGGCGGCCATGAGTGGTCAGTACCTGCCGCACCAGGCCGGGCTGATCGTTGATGTCGAGACCGATATCGAGGGGTTGAAGCTGCGCGCCGACGACCTCCATGGCGGTTCCGCCAACCTGCAGCCTGGGCGCAACCTGATCCCGGTTGCAGCCTACAAGGCCGGGCATGTGCAGTTCGATTTTGAGGGCAGCGCGGTCACCGCAGCCGTTATCCAGCCCGCGAGCCTGGACTATCACCTCAACCGTGGCGGCATCGAATACCGTGAACTGCGGGTGTTGCGCACTGTTACCGTGCTTGGGCGCCTGTTTGACGAGCATGGCAAGCCGATGCGCGGCGCCCAGTTGATCAACCACGCCAGCCGCAGTGTCACCGAAACCGATGGCTTCTTTGCGGTCGAGATGAGCGAGTTGAACCCTACTTTGGAGATTCGCCAGCAGGGGCAGGCGGTATGCCTGCTGAGTCTGGACGTGAGCACGTTGGCGCGGGAGGACGATGTGCTGCTGGCTGGCGACCAACGCTGTGTGCCTGGGGTGGCGCAGGTCGAGGCGGTTGTACGCAACGGGCAGGGTTAA
- a CDS encoding SDR family oxidoreductase: MHNRMMITGAASGLGREIALRWAREGWQLALADVNEAGLRETLALVRQAGGDGFSQRCDVRDYSQLTALAQACEEKLGGIDVIVNNAGVASGGFFADLSLEDWDWQIAVNLMGVVKGCKAFLPLLERSRGRIINIASMAALMQGPGMSNYNVAKAGVLALSESLLVELRQVEVAVHVVCPSFFQTNLLDSFRGPDPAMKAQVGKLLEGSSINAADIAEHIHQRVAAGEFLILPHEAGRHAWQLKCQAPQRLYDEMADMAVKMRAKARKTAH; the protein is encoded by the coding sequence ATGCACAACCGAATGATGATCACTGGCGCCGCCTCCGGCCTTGGCCGCGAGATTGCCCTGCGCTGGGCTCGCGAGGGCTGGCAGCTGGCTCTGGCAGACGTCAATGAGGCGGGCTTGCGCGAAACCCTGGCCTTGGTGCGCCAAGCCGGTGGTGACGGCTTCTCCCAGCGCTGCGACGTGCGCGATTACAGCCAGCTCACCGCCCTGGCCCAGGCCTGCGAGGAAAAGCTCGGCGGCATCGACGTGATCGTCAACAATGCCGGGGTTGCGTCGGGTGGATTCTTCGCCGATTTGTCCCTGGAGGACTGGGACTGGCAGATCGCGGTCAACCTGATGGGCGTGGTCAAGGGCTGCAAGGCGTTCCTGCCGCTGCTCGAGCGCAGCCGTGGGCGGATCATCAACATTGCCTCCATGGCCGCCCTGATGCAGGGGCCGGGCATGAGCAACTACAACGTGGCCAAGGCTGGGGTGCTGGCCTTGTCCGAGAGCCTGCTGGTGGAGTTGCGCCAGGTCGAGGTGGCGGTGCATGTGGTGTGCCCGTCGTTCTTCCAGACCAACCTGCTCGACTCGTTCCGCGGACCAGATCCGGCGATGAAGGCGCAGGTGGGCAAACTGCTGGAAGGTTCGTCGATCAATGCTGCGGATATCGCCGAACATATACACCAGCGGGTCGCCGCTGGCGAGTTCCTGATCCTGCCCCATGAGGCCGGGCGCCACGCCTGGCAGCTCAAGTGCCAGGCGCCTCAGCGGCTTTACGACGAAATGGCGGACATGGCGGTAAAAATGCGGGCGAAGGCGCGCAAAACCGCGCATTGA
- the csrA gene encoding carbon storage regulator CsrA, which yields MLVIGREVGEVIVISENIKIQVMSVENGQVRFGICAPRDVEVHRTEVYKRIKALELEKQQA from the coding sequence ATGCTGGTAATTGGACGAGAAGTGGGCGAAGTCATCGTCATTTCCGAAAACATCAAGATCCAGGTGATGTCCGTCGAGAACGGCCAGGTCCGCTTCGGTATCTGCGCGCCGCGGGACGTGGAGGTGCACAGGACCGAGGTGTACAAGCGCATCAAGGCACTTGAGCTCGAGAAGCAGCAGGCTTGA
- a CDS encoding DUF485 domain-containing protein, giving the protein MNDSIYQSIQNSPRFKELVTKRERFAWILSAIMLGLYCAFILLIAYGPHVLGAKLSPDSSITWGIPLGVGLIVSAFVLTALYVRRANGEFDELNKAILEEAKQ; this is encoded by the coding sequence ATGAATGACAGCATTTACCAATCGATACAGAACAGTCCGCGCTTCAAGGAACTGGTCACCAAGCGTGAGCGCTTCGCCTGGATTCTCTCGGCGATCATGCTCGGCCTGTACTGCGCCTTCATCCTCCTCATCGCCTATGGCCCGCACGTGCTGGGCGCCAAGCTCAGCCCCGATTCGTCCATCACCTGGGGCATTCCCCTGGGCGTCGGCCTGATTGTCTCGGCCTTCGTGCTCACCGCGCTCTACGTGCGTCGCGCCAACGGCGAGTTCGATGAACTGAACAAGGCCATTCTCGAGGAGGCCAAGCAATGA
- a CDS encoding DUF3309 family protein codes for MTTILIIILILLLIGGLPVFPHSRAWGYGPSGIIGVVLVVLLILLLLGRI; via the coding sequence ATGACCACCATCCTCATTATCATCCTGATCTTACTGCTGATCGGCGGCTTACCGGTCTTCCCTCACTCCCGCGCATGGGGTTACGGCCCGTCCGGCATAATCGGGGTGGTACTGGTGGTCTTGTTGATCCTCTTGTTGCTGGGCAGGATATGA
- a CDS encoding fimbrial biogenesis chaperone, whose amino-acid sequence MNIFRLLASTLLALPLVASAAPELNVGALYDYVDGDKSTLLKRVRNSGDTTAFVKVSVAELVYDATGVAREIATDGLPLEQRGLIASPARLIIPAQGMQAVRLLYRGSREQERYFRLRFVPVLPESGDGFMVDDQEAEKYRDSLKAGVNLLAGYGSLLFVRPAETRYQTHVRRAGGQLTVVNQGNATVVLDHFRLCQAAGQGCAPATKHHVLPGRTRQFDGETGKVHQLELIEGGNTKAMVVEG is encoded by the coding sequence ATGAATATTTTCCGCCTGCTGGCCTCGACACTGCTGGCGCTGCCTCTGGTTGCCAGTGCCGCTCCCGAGCTCAATGTCGGCGCGCTTTATGACTACGTCGACGGTGACAAGAGCACCTTGCTCAAGCGGGTACGCAACAGCGGCGACACCACTGCGTTCGTCAAGGTCAGCGTCGCTGAACTGGTGTATGACGCAACTGGTGTTGCCCGTGAAATTGCCACCGATGGGCTGCCACTGGAACAGCGCGGCTTGATCGCCAGCCCGGCGCGGCTGATCATCCCCGCCCAAGGCATGCAGGCGGTACGCCTGCTTTATCGTGGCTCACGGGAGCAGGAGCGCTATTTCCGTCTGCGCTTCGTACCGGTGCTTCCGGAGTCGGGCGATGGTTTCATGGTGGATGACCAGGAGGCGGAAAAGTACCGTGACAGCCTCAAGGCCGGGGTCAATCTGCTGGCCGGATATGGCTCGCTGTTGTTCGTCCGGCCTGCCGAGACACGCTACCAGACCCACGTACGGCGCGCAGGCGGGCAACTGACTGTCGTGAACCAGGGTAACGCCACGGTTGTGCTCGATCATTTTCGCCTGTGCCAAGCCGCAGGGCAGGGATGTGCGCCCGCCACCAAACACCACGTCCTGCCGGGTCGCACCCGGCAGTTCGACGGGGAGACCGGCAAGGTGCATCAGCTCGAGTTAATTGAGGGCGGTAATACCAAGGCAATGGTGGTGGAGGGATGA